From Jeotgalibaca dankookensis, one genomic window encodes:
- a CDS encoding glucose 1-dehydrogenase, with amino-acid sequence MNRLSEKVAIITGAAQGMGETHARLFLEEGAKVVLTDLNEEKGQALVDELGENAIFVKQNVASEEDWSNVIEKAEEAFGPVNVLVNNAGITMAKNMMDITLEDYRRIVDINQVSVFLGMKAVVPSMKKAGGGSIVNISSMNGLVAGAVAYTDTKFAVRGMTKAAAINLAPMGIRVNSVHPGVIATPMVVQEDTKAAVEAFSKQIPLKRVAEPKEVSNMVLFLASDESSYSTGSEFVIDGGITAQ; translated from the coding sequence ATGAATCGTTTATCAGAAAAAGTTGCCATTATTACAGGTGCTGCTCAAGGGATGGGTGAAACGCATGCACGTCTATTTCTTGAAGAAGGTGCAAAGGTTGTCTTGACAGACTTAAATGAAGAAAAAGGCCAAGCACTTGTAGATGAACTAGGTGAAAATGCTATCTTCGTCAAACAAAATGTTGCTTCTGAAGAAGATTGGTCTAATGTTATTGAAAAAGCTGAAGAAGCCTTTGGCCCAGTTAATGTATTAGTTAATAATGCCGGTATCACTATGGCTAAAAATATGATGGATATCACACTTGAAGACTACCGTCGTATCGTTGATATCAATCAAGTCTCTGTGTTTCTAGGTATGAAAGCAGTTGTTCCTTCTATGAAGAAAGCAGGCGGCGGTTCTATCGTCAACATTTCATCAATGAATGGTTTAGTCGCTGGTGCTGTTGCTTATACCGACACTAAGTTTGCTGTTCGAGGGATGACGAAAGCAGCTGCTATTAACTTAGCGCCAATGGGCATTCGTGTGAATTCTGTTCATCCAGGGGTAATTGCAACCCCAATGGTCGTCCAAGAAGATACTAAAGCAGCAGTAGAAGCATTTTCGAAGCAAATTCCTTTAAAACGTGTTGCAGAACCAAAAGAAGTATCCAATATGGTGCTATTTTTAGCTTCTGACGAATCTAGTTATTCAACTGGTTCAGAATTTGTTATTGATGGTGGTATAACAGCGCAATAG
- a CDS encoding sulfite exporter TauE/SafE family protein yields the protein MTSILLVLIVIVNLFFVFAFVKDLINHKGEVMNEPANNIALPFASFFTFLLSTFGISDFAIGTVLYRKLNWVSLKKLPGTLNAQCVIPVAVMALSYITSIEVGVKTLAVCIVSQVIGAYIGPRFVVKLPEKTIKQFVSIGLTIAALLILAGKFDLIPSNGTATELYGIKLVTAAVLLFAYGALNNIGIGSYALTMATVYALGMNPAAAFPIMMGACTFSVPIGSMQFVKFGEYSRKITLSAATFGVLGVLTAVYFVKSLNTGMLQWLVIVVLFYTAISMFMELRKSKQAVENV from the coding sequence ATGACATCGATATTATTAGTACTAATTGTAATTGTAAACCTATTTTTTGTATTTGCGTTTGTGAAAGATTTAATTAACCATAAAGGTGAAGTAATGAATGAACCCGCCAATAACATAGCCTTACCCTTTGCTTCATTCTTTACATTTTTACTATCAACTTTCGGTATTTCTGATTTTGCTATTGGAACTGTTTTATACCGCAAACTAAATTGGGTATCCTTAAAGAAATTACCAGGAACCTTGAATGCCCAATGTGTTATTCCTGTAGCCGTTATGGCACTTTCTTATATCACTTCTATAGAAGTAGGTGTAAAGACGTTAGCAGTATGTATTGTCAGTCAAGTTATCGGAGCTTACATAGGGCCACGCTTTGTTGTTAAATTACCAGAAAAAACAATTAAACAATTTGTTTCGATTGGTTTAACAATCGCGGCACTATTAATCTTAGCAGGTAAATTTGACTTGATTCCCTCAAATGGAACTGCAACAGAACTTTATGGTATTAAATTAGTAACAGCCGCTGTTTTACTCTTTGCTTATGGTGCTTTAAACAACATTGGTATTGGATCATACGCATTAACGATGGCAACAGTTTATGCACTCGGTATGAACCCGGCAGCAGCTTTTCCAATTATGATGGGAGCTTGTACATTCTCTGTTCCTATTGGAAGTATGCAATTTGTTAAATTCGGTGAATACAGCCGTAAAATAACTTTATCTGCTGCTACATTTGGTGTTTTAGGAGTATTGACCGCTGTCTACTTCGTTAAATCATTAAATACAGGAATGCTACAATGGCTTGTTATTGTTGTACTATTCTATACCGCAATTAGTATGTTTATGGAGTTACGTAAATCAAAACAAGCAGTCGAAAATGTCTAG
- a CDS encoding TrmB family transcriptional regulator: MNQVISIMKDYQFSEYETLVYIELLKKANQTGYEVSKNSGVPRSKVYTTLNTLLKKELIISSSTDPVLYMAQPVEKLLELLKEKTEVDFNEIETSLSSVETSEETETLWRFSEYTLVTDKVQALIASCQEDLYLQIWEDDLTEELIHLLTKAEKRLEKFIVILFSNKHRYELPFDRFYKHGFEENKLEDYGSRWINLVVDSQEMVYGTLPSQEVDVIWTRNHSMVKLAKEYIIHDAYNLRMIKQLEDPAKKIFGKDLMDVRNIYKN, encoded by the coding sequence GTGAACCAAGTCATTTCGATTATGAAGGATTATCAATTTTCAGAATATGAGACACTGGTTTATATAGAATTACTAAAGAAAGCTAACCAGACAGGTTATGAGGTGAGTAAAAATTCAGGTGTGCCACGATCAAAAGTGTACACGACGTTAAATACGTTATTAAAAAAGGAATTAATAATTTCTAGTAGTACAGATCCTGTTTTATATATGGCTCAACCAGTAGAAAAATTACTGGAGCTATTAAAAGAAAAAACAGAAGTTGATTTTAACGAAATTGAAACAAGTTTAAGCAGCGTTGAAACATCAGAAGAAACAGAAACCTTGTGGCGTTTTTCGGAGTATACGCTTGTAACTGATAAAGTCCAAGCACTCATTGCATCATGTCAAGAAGACCTTTACTTACAAATATGGGAAGACGATTTAACAGAAGAGCTCATTCACTTGTTAACAAAAGCGGAAAAACGCTTAGAAAAATTTATTGTTATTCTCTTTAGTAATAAGCACCGCTATGAGCTACCATTTGATCGCTTTTACAAGCATGGATTTGAAGAAAATAAACTAGAAGATTATGGAAGTCGCTGGATTAATTTAGTCGTTGACTCACAAGAGATGGTATATGGAACTTTACCAAGTCAGGAAGTGGATGTTATTTGGACACGAAATCATTCTATGGTTAAGTTAGCCAAGGAATATATTATCCATGATGCTTATAACTTAAGAATGATTAAACAATTGGAAGACCCAGCTAAAAAGATTTTTGGTAAAGATTTAATGGATGTACGAAATATTTATAAAAACTAA
- a CDS encoding aldehyde dehydrogenase, which produces MFNIKEIINNQNNYFEKGQTKDLTFRLNKLTVLKKMIAENDEAIMAALKKDLNKAPFESYETEIGILLEEINYVIKNLPRWDKRKKVCTPLINFLSSSHVYSEPYGVALVISPWNYPFQLTISPLIGSIAAGNCTLIKPSEYSVYTSELLEDLIARYFEPGFISVVKGDKDVSQQLLEEKFDYIFFTGSVEVGKIIMKAASKHLTPVTLELGGKSPCIIDETADLDLAAKRIVWGKFLNAGQTCIAPDYLLVQSTIEKALVSKIETYIEQFYGKEPHRNDDYPKIISMNHFQRLLNLLKDQKIIAGGNYDLNSQQIEPTLLGAVSWDSPVMQEEIFGPILPIITFDTIDEVIRSVNNRPKPLALYYFSTNKKRQNKIIEEISFGGGCVNDTIMQVGSSYMPFGGVGESGMGSYHGKASFDTFSHKKSVVHKSNLVDINLRYPPFKNKLKWIKKVMR; this is translated from the coding sequence TTGTTTAATATTAAAGAAATAATAAATAACCAAAATAATTATTTTGAAAAAGGGCAAACCAAAGACTTAACGTTTCGTTTAAATAAATTAACGGTACTTAAGAAGATGATTGCCGAAAATGATGAAGCTATCATGGCAGCTCTAAAAAAAGATTTAAATAAAGCTCCTTTTGAATCCTATGAAACAGAAATCGGTATTTTACTCGAGGAAATTAACTACGTCATAAAAAACCTTCCAAGATGGGATAAAAGAAAAAAAGTTTGCACACCTTTGATAAATTTTTTGTCAAGTAGTCATGTCTATTCAGAACCCTATGGTGTTGCCCTTGTTATATCGCCTTGGAATTATCCTTTTCAATTAACAATCTCACCTTTAATTGGTTCTATAGCCGCAGGTAACTGTACGCTTATTAAGCCCTCTGAGTATTCCGTATATACGAGTGAGCTTTTAGAAGATTTAATAGCACGCTATTTTGAACCTGGCTTTATTTCAGTGGTAAAAGGTGATAAGGATGTGAGCCAGCAACTCTTAGAAGAAAAATTTGATTACATCTTTTTTACTGGTAGCGTAGAGGTTGGAAAGATAATCATGAAAGCTGCTTCTAAGCACTTGACACCCGTAACGTTGGAACTAGGTGGTAAAAGCCCTTGTATTATAGATGAAACGGCAGATTTGGATTTAGCGGCCAAGAGGATTGTTTGGGGGAAATTTTTAAATGCTGGGCAAACCTGCATTGCCCCTGACTACTTGTTAGTACAGTCGACTATAGAAAAAGCGCTTGTTAGTAAAATTGAAACCTACATTGAACAGTTTTACGGCAAAGAACCACATCGAAATGACGATTACCCTAAAATTATAAGCATGAATCATTTTCAGAGGTTGTTAAATTTGCTAAAGGATCAAAAAATTATAGCTGGTGGAAATTATGACCTAAATTCCCAGCAAATAGAGCCAACTCTATTGGGAGCTGTCAGTTGGGATAGTCCCGTTATGCAAGAAGAGATATTTGGACCCATTTTACCAATTATAACGTTTGATACAATCGATGAGGTTATCAGGAGCGTCAATAATCGCCCAAAACCCTTAGCACTGTATTATTTTTCAACCAATAAAAAACGCCAAAATAAAATTATTGAAGAAATTTCTTTCGGGGGTGGTTGTGTCAACGATACCATTATGCAAGTTGGAAGCTCCTACATGCCTTTTGGTGGGGTCGGTGAAAGTGGTATGGGAAGTTACCATGGGAAAGCAAGCTTTGATACTTTTTCACATAAAAAAAGTGTTGTTCACAAATCAAATCTAGTGGATATTAATTTAAGGTACCCACCATTCAAAAATAAGCTTAAATGGATAAAAAAAGTAATGCGATAA
- a CDS encoding RluA family pseudouridine synthase translates to MVKITILYEDNHLLLVEKPVNIPVQEDNSKDPDLLNLLKEDLKIRYQKPGNVYLGLVHRLDRPVGGAMVFAKTSKSASRLSDMMRRQVIDRNYLAVVQGKPFKNRGKLEHYQYKDRAENQVFVVDAKHPEAKKAILNYEVVATSNDLSLLSVTLQTGRPHQIRVQLAEIGHPLFGDQKYAQKTSKVGQQIALWAYPLSFEHPVKKEPVEVYSLPPQSYPWNLWQITGP, encoded by the coding sequence TTGGTAAAAATTACTATCCTTTATGAGGATAATCATCTTTTATTAGTAGAAAAGCCAGTTAATATACCCGTTCAAGAAGATAACAGTAAAGATCCAGACCTACTTAATTTGTTAAAAGAAGACTTAAAAATTCGTTATCAAAAACCAGGTAACGTCTATCTAGGTTTAGTTCATCGTTTAGATAGACCAGTTGGTGGCGCTATGGTTTTTGCTAAAACTTCTAAGTCTGCTTCACGTTTATCTGATATGATGCGCCGGCAAGTCATTGACAGGAACTACTTAGCTGTTGTTCAAGGTAAGCCTTTTAAAAATAGAGGGAAATTAGAGCATTATCAATATAAGGATAGAGCTGAAAATCAAGTTTTTGTAGTAGATGCCAAGCACCCAGAAGCGAAAAAAGCAATCTTAAATTATGAAGTCGTTGCAACAAGCAATGATCTTAGTCTTTTATCTGTTACATTACAAACTGGAAGACCGCACCAAATTCGTGTACAACTAGCTGAAATAGGTCATCCACTATTTGGTGACCAGAAGTATGCGCAAAAAACCTCAAAAGTGGGTCAGCAAATCGCCTTATGGGCTTATCCCTTATCATTTGAGCATCCTGTTAAAAAAGAACCCGTCGAAGTATATTCGCTTCCACCTCAAAGTTACCCATGGAACTTGTGGCAGATAACTGGACCTTAA